One genomic segment of Salarias fasciatus chromosome 8, fSalaFa1.1, whole genome shotgun sequence includes these proteins:
- the smarcd2 gene encoding SWI/SNF-related matrix-associated actin-dependent regulator of chromatin subfamily D member 2, giving the protein MASRGGFAGPPMNPGMSPMNVGHVAGMRMPGMPQSPAGYPRSMSGAPQYPQRPGMPPSRVGGPMGSMGGQLPGPSYGSGGSIPMRPGMGPPGMDPSRKRFLHQQQQQHEALGGLRRGPKRRKMADKVLPQRIRDLVPESQAYMDLLAFERKLDQTIARKRMEIQEAIKKPIMQKRKLRIYISNTYTPSKPEGEESEKVSSWELRVEGKLLEEPGKQKRKFSSFFKSLVIELDKELYGPDNHLVEWHRMPSTQETDGFQVKRPGDVNVKCTLLLMLDHQPPQYKLDPRLARLLGVHTQTRASIMQALWLYIKNNKLQDGHEKEYINCNRYFRQIFGCPRMRFSEIPMKLAGLLQHPDPIIINHIISVDPTDQKKTACYDIDVEVDDPLKGQMNSFLSSTTNQQEIATLEVKIHETIEYINQLKTERDFMLSFSNNPQDFIQDWLKSQSRDLKLMTDVTGNPEEERRTEFYQAPWVPEAVGRYVYSKVQQRRQELEQVLGIRLT; this is encoded by the exons CGCCCAGGGATGCCACCAAGCAGAGTTGGGGGCCCCATGGGGTCAATGGGGGGTCAGCTGCCAGGGCCCTCTTATGGCAGCGGAGGGAGCATTCCCATGAGGCCAGGCATGGGTCCTCCAGGCATGGACCCCTCAAGGAAGCGGttcctccatcagcagcagcagcagcatgaggcACTGGGAGGCCTCAGGCGAGG GCCAAAAAGACGCAAGATGGCTGACAAAGTCCTGCCTCAGAGG ATCCGGGACCTGGTTCCAGAGTCCCAGGCCTACATGGACCTCCTGGCATTTGAGCGGAAGCTGGATCAGACCATCGCACGGAAACGGATGGAGATCCAGGAGGCCATCAAGAAACCCATCATG CAAAAGCGCAAGCTCAGGATCTACATTTCCAACACTTACACCCCCAGCAAGCCGGAGGGCGAGGAGTCCGAGAAGGTTTCCTCCTGGGAGCTGCGAGTGGAGGGCAAACTCCTGGAGGAG cCCGGCAAGCAGAAGAGGAAGTTCTCGTCTTTCTTCAAAAGCCTCGTCATCGAGCTCGACAAGGAGCTCTACGGTCCCGACAATCATTTAGTGGAG TGGCACAGAATGCCCTCCACCCAGGAGACAGATGGTTTCCAGGTGAAGAGGCCGGGCGACGTGAACGTCAAATGCACCCTCCTACTCATGCTGGACCACCAG CCTCCTCAGTATAAGCTGGACCCCCGCTTGGCCCGTCTGCTGGGCGTGCACACGCAGACCCGGGCCAGCATCATGCAGGCGCTCTGGCTGTACATCAagaacaacaagctgcaggacGGTCACGAGAAGGAGTACATCAACTGCAACCGCTACTTCCGACAG ATCTTTGGTTGTCCGCGCATGAGATTTTCTGAGATTCCCATGAAGCTGGCGGGCCTGCTGCAGCACCCTGACCCCATtatcatcaatcacatcattaG cGTGGACCCCACCGACCAGAAGAAGACTGCGTGCTATGACATTGACGTGGAGGTGGACGACCCCCTGAAGGGCCAAATGAACAGCTTCCTGTCCTCTACAACCAACCAACAGGAAATAGCCACTCTGGAAGTAAAG ATCCATGAAACCATCGAGTACATCAACCAgctgaagacagagagagactttATGCTGAGCTTCAGTAACAACCCACAGGACTTCATCCAGGACTGGCTGAAGTCTCAGAGCAGAGACCTGAAG CTCATGACGGATGTGACGGGgaacccagaggaggagaggaggactgagTTTTACCAGGCGCCCTGGGTCCCAGAGGCAGTGGGCAGATACGTTTACTCTAAA GTGCAGCAGCGGAGGCAAGAGCTGGAGCAGGTGTTGGGAATCCGACTCACCTAA